The following is a genomic window from Mus pahari chromosome 1, PAHARI_EIJ_v1.1, whole genome shotgun sequence.
ATTATTACATAgtctaatgattcctgggcattaTCCCATTGTATTAGGCAGTTTTATTGCAGAATCAATATAAAgatgtactttcatataataatgctatgtagacaaatggatgattTCATGATTCCTGATAATGGTTTTAtagaatttctaaatttatataaGTAATTTCAAGCCCTCTATAGAATAAAGTTGAAAAtagagctctgtaaaccttcataTGTTTAGGCTTCATATTATCCTAAGCTAATTGCACtaggataagaaagcaggcttgaaACAAATTTGTGATCAAGAAAACACATTCATTCTAAGACAAGTCCAAAGATGAAgctacaggtgtgcactatgataaagcaaggcaatgggaaactgttgctttgaacttacaatCTTATATAGATTGTAACATTGCTTGGAAATTACTATTGACATctttctgtaactccccttttatgcaacattttatctgtgaggtaattttattaaaaacttttgtctaagaaggtataaattgCCAAAGAAATAAAGTGTGCAGCGTCTGGGGCTCTGCCCCGTGCACCAAATGTACATGCATGGCTTTGGGAGTCTTGTCTCATCTACCAAATGactatatgtgtatgtctgtatgtctatattatgtacatacatacatgtgtacgtatgtaagtatgcatgaacacttgtggaatttttgagacaggtggtCAAGCCCAGGTAAAACATATGTGTCTTCATGTGTCTATGCGTGTGCTTGATTTCTcgctttccttctcttttttctctgtctcacaAAGAGTTAACAAGCTCCAAGCTTTTTGCCTGGCTAGGGAGGGGCCCTTGAGCCAGAAAGAAATGAAGCCTTTTTGCTAATTCCCTTGCTGTTACCAGTTTTAGTAATTTCATCAGAAGTAAGCAGATTTTAATGACAGAATAGCAAAATAGTTAAATTTCCAAAGGCCATCAACTTCTGACCCCCAGAACAGTAAGAGAGAGTTACAAGGCCAGAGGTCATCAGTCTTTGGTCTTATTCTGGTGCTGTGCCCCTCCCCAGTTCCTAATCCCTTACTAGGCCTGAACCCCCAGTATGGCACATCACCTCTCTCAGCAAGTTTTCTCTGTTCCAGGGCTTTGGGTTGACATCCTCTAGCTGCAGTTTTATAGAAGGTATCTTTTTCTCCTCTCATACTCAAAGAGCCTCTCATTCTTAAGTCCATTATATTCTCACTCCCCTTAACTGGCCTCCACTTCTTTAGTAAATCTTGTACTTCTCAGAAGATCTCCAGCCGTCCCAGTATGCTTCAAATCCAAATCCAATAAACcacaacacagaagcagatgatgCTGAATGTTGGTGTGGGGATAAGACCTCTCATTTGTTATTGTTGGAATATGCAAAATAGTAATTACTTTGGAGGAATTTTGGCAGATTTTTTACAAAGATGAACATTGTCTTAGTATAGACCCCAattatactctttggttggtatttGGCCAACGGTGTTGAAAATGTATGTCATACACAAACCAAAGCATAGAGTTTTGCAGCAGTTTTATTCATTAATCACAGAACACTGGAAGCAACTAAGATCTCTTGCAAAAGAGAGTAAATAAACAAGTTGTAGAAAATAACATAGAACTATGCAGTAATGAATAGAAATGAGCTATCATCCCACAAAATACACAAGAAACATTAGTGGTCTATTAGCAGTCTTAAAAGGTACATGCCCTTTCCCCCatcttggtgcctgtggaggcctgctGGGAACAGGACTTCTAAAAGCAATATGTCTTGAAGGCTGTTGTGCAAAGCTGTTTTTGCTGGCTACATGCGAAGTCTCCAAAATCAAAGAGAGCACACGGCTCTTCTTAAAATTGAAGGTGTTTATGCCTGAGATGAAATGGAGTTCTACTTAGGCAAgagatgtgcttatgtgtataaagcaaaaaacaatacaGTGACTCCTGGAGGCAAATCAAATGAAACCAAAGTGACCTGGGGAAAAGTAACTTGGGCCCACGGAAACCGTGGTATGGTTTGTGCCAAATTCTGAAGCAACCTTCCTGCAAAGGCCATTGGACACAGAATTCGTGTGATGCTGTATCCATCCCAGATTTAAATTAatggagagtaaataaataaaagtagatttgtgctcttgtaaaaaaaaaaaaaggtacatgcCATATGACTCTATTTATGTGACATTCTGGAGAGGTAAAACTATGAGGACTATAAGAAGATGGATGGTCACCACCattcaggaagaaaaaaggacagaatGGGGACTTAATAGAACAGCCAAACTACTCTGTAgattgttgcaggatatttgatcacacaaGATAGATACAGGTGAAAACAGAATGAGCCAAAGAAGAAGGAGGTAGAATATTAGAACAGATTACCAGAGTTAGTATGAGAataagcagaacaattcagtaagCACCCGAAAAAAGCCAGATTGAACCAGTTAGCTCAGACAGGAGTTTTAAACCAGCCGGCCAGAGctcaaaaagaacaagaaagggtgaccTTATTTATCAGTAAGTTAGTTTCAAAGGCTAAAATCCTTCTAGACTTCTATGGAGGCTAGAAACTTCGAGGACTAGGcttaggttagcagactgaggcagtaaacCTGAGACATGACAATTATATCAGGTGAATATATTTACAGTAGATACTCTAGTAGACAAATGACATTACACTGTCTGTTAAATCCAGTAAATATCACACTATGAACTTTAAATTATACAAATTTACAAAATCATTAGGAACTCAAAGGCTCAGAAGACAGCATGAATGTGGGTTATTCTAAGagaatttattatttgtgtaacCATTCCAAATGTTTTAAGACTCTCACTAAATAGTATGAATAAGATAATATTGCTGATTTCGTTCATATTTTCTATATGTAATCATGTTACATGAATGTATGTAAATTATTTCATGAAACAGAATGcctgtttttccttctgttttgtaatttggaaaaaaaaagactctcactcaattggggtgtgtgtggcgTGGGTGGAATCCTTGATTCAACTTTAGAAGGGAAAGGCATATGTCAGATAAAAGCAAAAGAATTGCACAGGAGCGTTGTTAagttaataaaacatttattttcatccaAGTACAGATGAAAAATTTTGCCATGCATGCTACTGCTGTATATTATCTTCTATATATTTAGGCATATAGTCATGAAgttataaaaatatctattatatatctttataatatgtatgtctgtgaattTATGTCTCTGTagctatatctatatatttttatctatagCAGATATTTATCTatgggtgtatatatgtatttatctatgtatataacatttatatgtttgtgtatatcaTCATGTTTATACATATAACTGCATATATCTATGTGTGCATTTATTACTTATGTATCCATGCAGTTATCTAAATAGCTATTGTCTATGTATCTATActtgtagtatgtatgtatgtatgtatgtatcatctatattttatctatctatactCTGATTAATCAGCTAACTAAATTACTGAGatgtggtagaaaaaaaaaactatgtttcCCAAAGTTGGAGTGAGAATTTACAGAGGTGCCTTGAGAAGATGCTGAAATATTCTATGCAGTTATGAATCAGATTTGGTGACATCTATGATGGTTCTATAATTTACTGTAGATACAAATGGTTATGGGTACAAATATttatagatctatctatctatctatctatctatctatctatctatctatctatgcaggttaccaaatatacatatatttctttgcCGTATTTTAATTCAGTATTTTTAAGATGATACAGGAGACATAGATACAAAAGTAAAGAATATATTACTTAAAATTCTCAGGGGCTAGCAGGGTGGCTCAGTACTACAGACATGCTTAGGATTcataaagctctgggttcaaatttCTACAAAGAGGTTTGGAATTTGGTGGGCACAGTTCATTACTAGAGGTCAGCATGGATGCACAAATATGAAGAGGGCTGGAGGCAAAACACATGTGCATAGGACAGTGGGGCACAGTTTCAGTGCCTTTACTGATATTCCTAATAATTGAATAAAAGAGTCAATAAGAAGACAGAAATTCCAATTGCAGAATAAGCCTAATGAATTATGTAGACACTCTAGGAATATCTACCCCAGGAAGGAGGATCACAAATCCTAACTCTTTAAAAAATGGCTATGTATAGTGACTTCCTTCCCACGGGTACAAAACagaaagtagagacaggaggaggaggaggaagaggagcaggaggaggaggaggaggagtgccATGGACCGACTCAGTCGAAACACACACCCGTGGGTGAAGCAGGGTCTTTTGGTATGCAGGAANGCACTGGTCGCGGTgtgaaatgacagacagacacacacagtaaagctATATGCGTCTGAATGCGTTTTGCTGTTCAAAGGCAGGCAGTTATATACAGAACAACTGGCAATTAACTTAATTTTCTggcacaggaaaatacaaaatcaatcaGGCAAGGACTTCCAAGAACAGGTACAGAACATCACATCTTTTAAACAGAACATCCNNNNNNNNNNNNNNNNNNNNNNNNNNNNNNNNNNNNNNNNNNNNNNNNNNNNNNNNNNNNNNNNNNNNNNNNNNNNNNNNNNNNNNNNNNNNNNNNNNNNNNNNNNNNNNNNNNNNNNNNNNNNNNNNNNNNNNNNNNNNNNNNNNNNNNNNNNNNNNNNNNNNNNNNNNNNNNNNNNNNNNNNNNNNNNNNNNNNNNNNNNNNNNNNNNNNNNNNNNNNNNNNNNNNNNNNNNNNNNNNNNNNNNNNNNNNNNNNNNNNNNNNNNNNNNNNNNNNNNNNNNNNNNNNNNNNNNNNNNNNNNNNNNNNNNNNNNNNNNNNNNNNNNNNNNNNNNNNNNNNNNNNNNNNNNNNNNNNNNNNNNNNNNNNNNNNNNNNNNNNNNNNNNNNNNNNNNNNNNNNNNNNNNNNNNNNNNNNNNNNNNNNNNNNNNNNNNNNNNNNNNNNNNNNNNNNNNNNNNNNNNNNNNNNNNNNNNNNNNNNNNNNNNNNNNNNNNNNNNNNNNNNNNNNNNNNNNNNNNNNNNNNNNNNNNNNNNNNNNNNNNNNNNNNNNNNNNNNNNNNNNNNNNNNNNNNNNNNNNNNNNNNNNNNNNNNNNNNNNNNNNNNNNNNNNNNNNNNNNNNNNNNNNNNNNNNNNNNNNNNNNNNNNNNNNNNNNNNNNNNNNNNNNNNNNNNNNNNNNNNNNNNNNNNNNNNNNNNNNNNNNNNNNNNNNNNNNNNNNNNNNNNNNNNNNNNNNNNNNNNNNNNNNNNNNNNNNNNNNNNNNNNNNNNNNNNNNNNNNNNNNNNNNNNNNNNNNNNNNNNNNNNNNNNNNNNNNNNNNNNNNNNNNNNNNNNNNNNNNNNNNNNNNNNNNNNNNNNNNNNNNNNNNNNNNNNNNNNNNNNNNNNNNNagaagaagaagaagaagaagaagaagaagaagaagaagaagaagaagaagaagaagaagaagaagaagaagaagaagaagaagaagaagaagaagttcacAATGGAGAAATATGGTAAATACCCACTTCAGCAAGTGACATGAGTATGTAGCAATAAGAAGAAATCTTATGTGACTAAATAAACCTTTGATGTGTCAGCATGAAAATGACACCTGACTATGATCACCTTCAGAACTCATAAGTCAATCTAATCATCAGAAAATCATCAGGCAAACTCAGTAGAGGCACGTCCTACAAGCTGCTGACTAGTATTCTTCCTACTGTCAGGGTCATTGAAACCAACAGCTCAGAAAAGCTGCCACAGCCTTCAGGAACTTAAAGGAGACATGATAACTAAATGTAAATATGAATGGAATCTTAGAACACAAAGGAATACATTTGTTATAAGCTAATAAACTCCAAATAAAATCATAAGATCTTAAGTTAGATTAATTATAAGAGTAGATAGTTATCATCTGATTTTCAGTTGAAATGGGTGAGGAAGGGGTTTATGAACTCCAGCCCTTAGCTGAGGGTTTCTGGCAGTTGAAGActacaaaggaaggaaaagtcaATTTTTTAAGGGTATTGGCTCTGGTAGTTCAAACGTGCTCCAGTATATGCCCCAACACCCATCAGTATATGAGTACTACAAATTGGACTCATGTTACTTTAAAAACTAACAATAAAGAGGATGCTAAGTTGAGAGGTGGGgtagatctgggaagagttaagaagaggaacagaaagatgagtatgatcaaaatatagtgtATGCATGtcttagattttaaaagaactaatagacatctttttttttaagcagaataAAATAGGCTACAGACATGGTAAGATTTGTGTCATACACAACATTGGTCAGAGAAGACTTAAAACAATGCTCAAGTGCTGAGTATAAATAATTGTGAGTATTCAGCTGTAGATGGGTCAACTGCATTAACCCTGATCATCTCAGTGAACTTGATGGACAAGGGGACACAAAGAATattaagaggcagaggaaggggagaagagctGTGACTTTCTGTCTTCTAGACATGGCATGGATGAAGCAGATGTCCATCCACAGAAGTTGTGATTGCCCAAACAAGATCAAGCCCATCAAAATTTCTGCAAAGATGAGCTGGGGCCTCCAGGATACTATCCCTTgttgaggagctattggcagttgatggcttctgatgCAAGGGAAGTCACACTCCTTTGAGGACACTGCTGCTGGTTGGTGCTCATGTACCAGTGGGTAGCCATATATATTTATGGGCATATTAGTAGTACTAATTGAATTCAGGAAGTTGTAaaaaacaaatgattaaaaagaagacatgaaactgAGGTAGGTCCTAGAAGAGTTGAAAGAAGGTGGGAGTAGATGGATATGGCCAATATAGATTGTATAAATGTgtgagactttcaaagaaaaagaataattttttatataaaaaggaaaaagaaaatagattaaatTCTATCCAGTTCTCAATAATCTTGACTTTTCATTTCCACTTCCTGCTGATTTACACATTCCTCATCATACCatgttttatgcttttgtttaatATCAATGATTATGCATTCCATAGAAGGGCCAAACTCTACAATACTGGAAACACCACTCTCATACTCACAAATGAAGCCTGCAGTGTGCATGGCTACCAGAGACCCTTTAGAATCAAATACAGGAGATCCAGAAGATCCACAGTAGAAAGTGTGGTCACCAGGTTCATGAACTGTTTCTTGAAAACTTCTTTgggtgtatatatagatatattgcATAGTGTTATGGCCCTtcactccttttctttcctgaatgTGCTCATCTTGAGAAATCACAACACAGCCATCACTAAGCTCCTGTTTTACATCAGGATGACCAATGATATATATCAACCCACTGGATGGTACAGGAGTTATTCCATTATACAGCCCTGCAGGTTCTTGTCCATTTCCCTTTAGTTTCACGACAGCATAGTCAATGATGTAATCAGATATCTCAAACCAGGGTTCAACAAAaaaggagtttttttttccaggaactcTTCATAATCAAACGTGACTTTCACACATTGACTAATTATATCTTCCCACTTACTTTGTTCTATGCCCTCACCCACAATGTCATTGATCACATGCAGGCAAGTGAGAATGTACAGCCCTGTAAAAACAAAGCAGGTAACACAGCCCTCATTTTCCCCATTGTTCCAAATGATGAGCCCAACAGAGTCACTGAAATGTGAAAGAAGTTTGAGCACTTTAGCTAGGGTGGAGTTTTTGGTCAGTTTCCTGAAGTTTTCTTTATGCATTTCAAATGAGGAAGttctctgacttccttccttGATGTATGCTCTGAGTTTTTTGCACTCTCTCTTCAATATGGGGTACTTATCCACAATGTATTCTTTTAGTTTCCTATAAGATGGCTCCTCTAAATCAATGGGATCTGCTGCCTGGGGACATTTTATTCTCTCAAGCTCCACCTGAAAGAGTTTGCCCTCTAATTCATCAACTGGCTGGGTGTTTTCTATTATGGTATCCAAGTCTTGAATGAGCTTCCAATCGTCACTCTCTACAGAGGAATAAAATCTGCCGTCCTTCCTCAGAGTTTCCTTAATGCTATCTCCCTTGGAGCCATACATACAGAGTTTGTTCTCCTCTTGGTGAAGTTCTCTACACTTGAGAATTCTTTCGTTCCTCTTCCCAACTGCATGAATATAAAATTTCACGCAGTCAGTACACTCATGGTCTTGCCAACGATACACTGGCTTatcttctctctgttctttttccGTTTTAGAAAAGGTGATGACCATGTGGCTGTCTTCTGGAAAACAGCAGAGAGGTATGCTGAGGTTTATATATCCTTTGATTCCTTCTTTGCCACACACCAGCATTTCTTTGTCCTGTtgactttctatttcatttttgacAGCACTGAGAGTGTTGAGTGCTGCATACAAACTATCTGCCTTCTTATGTGTCAGtgcatatttcattttttcatttttccattgattTCCATCTAAGGTGATGACAATTGTCTTATATGTCTGATCTTGCCGACATTTCTTGAGTGAATATTCACATTGGTTCTGCAGGTTTGTTACCTCACTTGCTCTTTTTCTGGATTCCATCTTAATTTGATAAATATTGCAATCACTCTGCTCTTCTTTGGGGCCCTAAAAATAAATggtatcgggctggtgagatggctcagcaggtaagagcacccaactgttcttcctaaaggtcctgagttcaaatcccagcaaccacatgggggctcataaccatccataacaagatctgactccctcttctggagtgtcagaagacagctacggtgtacttacatataataaataaataaatctttaaaaaaaaaaaaaaaagagttgtttgggactggagaaagggctcagcagttaagagcattgactgctcttctgaatggttctgagttcaaatcccagcaaccacatggtggttcactaccatccgtaatgagatctgatgccctcttctggtgtgtctgaagacagctacagtgtacttacatataataagtaaataaatctttaaaaaaaaaaaatggtatctagtccaatgtttctttttttctttctttctttcttttttttttttttttttttttggtgagcaATTCACAAAATTCCTGTGGAAAACTCAGTACCAACCTCAAAAGATTCGTGAGTATAATTAATCAGAGTTTAACATGGGATCCAAAATACAAGTTCAGCTTCCTATCAAACCAGTCAGAAAAGCCTTGTGTTTTATAGGGTCATTTCCCAAcgaaaaggagaaaagacagagggGTTGTCCAGATATTTTTAAATCCACCAACTTCCTGATGGAGTACTTTAGGTCTTGCTTATTACTttaaacaatataatttttatctttGCCAAGCCATTCATCAAGTgcaatatttttatcatattgcACTGGAAattgtattcatttgtttatttgttattgtttttctgcTGTAGGGTTTGATCATATAATCAAGGTTTCCATGGAATTCTCCAATTAGTCCATGCTCTTCTCAAACTTTACAAATGTCTTGCTTGTACCTTCTAGTGCCTACATTCTAGAGATACctcaccatgccaggctttacattgttttaattttaaaatgccaaatTCAGAAAGAGTACTGTACAATCATTTAGAACTAGGTattcaatgataataataaaaagttactACTTAACTAATTATTTGCTCATAAAGGATAGTTATTTTAGTAATAGGTACCTCGATTCACCCAGCATCTAACATGCAAGAATCTGCTATATGTTCTATTACATCCATACTCAAATCCTTTAAGTAGGCGAGAAAGAAAATGACCTCCTTGACCTGTTAGTAAACCTATTGAGGGACTGAACATTTTTCTTATAACTTCTTTCCCTaacatcacataataatcagcaAAGGAACCGAATGTGTAAATGCTAATGCTCATTTACCTACCATCCTCCACTGGTctatgcattctttttttgtaAACTTTTGTCCACAACTTTCATTTTTATAGGGTGTTGTCTCATTTTCCCTAGCTCATGTTATTGTGGAAATGATGCCAACAGTCATGGGTTCATATTCCAGCAATGCTACACTGCGGTAATAAAGATAGCAATGACAGA
Proteins encoded in this region:
- the LOC110330539 gene encoding LOW QUALITY PROTEIN: protein FAM111A-like (The sequence of the model RefSeq protein was modified relative to this genomic sequence to represent the inferred CDS: deleted 2 bases in 1 codon), producing the protein MRKNQQPHQCLVCSRGTQWMQRRLPNTASMGPKEEQSDCNIYQIKMESRKRASEVTNLQNQCEYSLKKCRQDQTYKTIVITLDGNQWKNEKMKYALTHKKADSLYAALNTLSAVKNEIESQQDKEMLVCGKEGIKGYINLSIPLCCFPEDSHMVITFSKTEKEQREDKPVYRWQDHECTDCVKFYIHAVGKRNERILKCRELHQEENKLCMYGSKGDSIKETLRKDGRFYSSVESDDWKLIQDLDTIIENTQPVDELEGKLFQVELERIKCPQAADPIDLEEPSYRKLKEYIVDKYPILKRECKKLRAYIKEGSQRTSSFEMHKENFRKLTKNSTLAKVLKLLSHFSDSVGLIIWNNGENEGCVTCFVFTGLYILTCLHVINDIVGEGIEQSKWEDIISQCVKVTFDYEEFLEKKSFFVEPWFEISDYIIDYAVVKLKGNGQEPAGLYNGITPVPSSGLIYIIGHPDVKQELSDGCVVISQDEHIQERKGVKGHNTMQYIYIYTQRSFQETVHEPGDHTFYCGSSGSPVFDSKGSLVAMHTAGFICEYESGVSSIVEFGPSMECIIIDIKQKHKTWYDEECVNQQEVEMKSQDY